The following are encoded in a window of Arthrobacter antioxidans genomic DNA:
- a CDS encoding transglycosylase domain-containing protein: MAARKSPLFDTATTLGKIIAFLGISCLAGVLAAGLLVPVAAAAGTGASASIEFFEELPAELEREALAQPTRIEAADGALIATLFEENRQPITLDQVSPTMQDALISIEDYRYYDHGGVDLEGILGAIASNVSSGTSRGASTITQQFVNNVLIDSARQNGGTITLSGGGKSVGDKLREMKLAIAVEKELSKEEILEGYLNIVPFSGNTYGVQAASKYFFDVDAKDLNIPQSALLAGLVNGPSAYSPTENPEGALQRRNLVINSMLTRGKITQEEHDAAIATDLGLNVTPTLSGCVGAAQAPYFCDYVSHLILNDPAYGETVEDREKVLYRSGLTIRTTLDTRVQAAAQTAVNETADPDTTDGSVGHSMTSIEPGTGNILSMAQNTRYIPGEAAGDSVLNFNVDQYQGGDPAKSLGGVGGFQPGSTFKPFTVAAWVDSGRSLNTAIDGRKRTYPEGDRWPASCLRGGAYTVLTDDGSGYTPQNYGDTNYGTFTVLRGLAQSYNTITMETARQLDMCRIFDIAYDMGVHNGKSAGGEPERLDVLAPGLIGGVQDVAPLSMATAFAGFAAEGNVCQPRALTEVTAADGTSYPVAPVDCTQAVSKETARGVNYATQEVIESGSGQELEFGDIPMAGKTGTNDQRSQTWFMGYNSGMATASWIGNWKEGNTSLSGLQIGGRTYPEIDGSLIAGPSWARFMQQIPDLHVGESFVDPPSRMINGTQRGTTPGTNNRGTGTRGSTGGTTGGTTGNNGTGGNG; encoded by the coding sequence ATGGCTGCGCGCAAATCACCCCTGTTCGACACGGCGACCACTCTCGGCAAGATCATCGCGTTCCTCGGAATCAGCTGCCTTGCCGGTGTGCTCGCCGCAGGTCTCCTCGTGCCCGTGGCTGCCGCCGCCGGAACGGGGGCCTCCGCGTCGATCGAGTTCTTCGAGGAACTGCCGGCCGAGCTCGAGCGCGAGGCGCTGGCGCAACCGACCAGGATCGAGGCCGCCGACGGGGCGCTCATCGCGACGCTGTTCGAGGAGAACCGTCAGCCGATCACCCTCGACCAGGTGTCGCCGACCATGCAGGACGCGCTGATCTCGATCGAGGACTACCGCTACTACGATCACGGCGGCGTGGACCTCGAGGGCATCCTGGGCGCGATCGCCAGCAACGTCTCGAGCGGGACGAGCCGCGGAGCGTCCACCATCACGCAGCAGTTCGTCAACAATGTGCTGATCGACTCCGCCCGGCAGAACGGCGGGACGATCACCCTGAGCGGCGGCGGGAAGTCGGTGGGCGACAAGCTGCGCGAGATGAAGCTCGCCATCGCCGTCGAGAAGGAGCTCTCGAAGGAGGAGATCCTCGAGGGCTACCTCAACATCGTCCCGTTCAGCGGGAACACCTACGGCGTCCAGGCTGCGTCGAAGTACTTCTTCGATGTTGACGCGAAGGATCTCAACATCCCGCAGAGCGCACTGCTGGCCGGACTCGTCAACGGCCCGAGCGCCTACAGCCCCACGGAGAACCCCGAGGGTGCGCTCCAGCGCCGCAACCTCGTCATCAACTCCATGCTCACGCGCGGCAAGATCACGCAGGAGGAACACGACGCCGCCATCGCCACGGATCTCGGGCTGAACGTCACCCCGACCTTGAGCGGGTGCGTCGGCGCGGCCCAGGCGCCCTACTTCTGCGACTACGTCTCCCACCTCATCCTCAACGATCCCGCCTACGGCGAGACCGTGGAGGACCGCGAGAAGGTGCTGTACCGTTCCGGACTCACGATCAGGACGACCCTCGACACGCGCGTGCAGGCCGCGGCGCAGACCGCGGTCAACGAGACGGCGGATCCGGACACCACCGACGGCTCGGTGGGGCATTCCATGACCAGCATCGAGCCAGGGACCGGCAACATCCTCTCCATGGCGCAGAACACCCGGTACATCCCGGGAGAAGCCGCCGGCGACTCCGTGCTGAACTTCAACGTGGACCAGTACCAGGGCGGGGATCCCGCGAAGAGCCTGGGCGGCGTGGGCGGCTTCCAGCCGGGTTCGACGTTCAAGCCCTTCACCGTGGCCGCCTGGGTGGACTCGGGCCGCTCCCTCAACACCGCGATCGACGGCCGGAAGCGCACCTACCCCGAGGGCGACAGGTGGCCGGCGAGCTGCCTGCGCGGCGGCGCCTACACCGTGCTGACCGACGACGGCAGTGGGTACACGCCGCAGAACTACGGCGACACCAACTACGGGACCTTCACGGTCCTCCGGGGTCTGGCCCAGTCCTACAACACCATCACCATGGAGACCGCCCGCCAGCTGGACATGTGCAGGATCTTCGACATCGCGTACGACATGGGTGTGCACAACGGAAAGAGCGCCGGCGGAGAACCGGAGCGGCTCGACGTCCTCGCGCCCGGCCTGATCGGCGGCGTCCAGGACGTCGCCCCGCTGTCCATGGCGACCGCGTTCGCAGGTTTCGCGGCCGAGGGCAATGTCTGCCAGCCCCGCGCCCTCACCGAGGTGACCGCCGCCGACGGCACGAGCTACCCCGTTGCCCCGGTCGACTGCACGCAGGCCGTGTCGAAGGAGACCGCGCGGGGCGTGAACTACGCGACCCAGGAGGTCATCGAGAGCGGTTCCGGCCAGGAGCTCGAGTTCGGGGACATCCCGATGGCCGGCAAGACGGGCACCAACGACCAGCGGTCGCAGACCTGGTTCATGGGCTACAACTCGGGCATGGCGACCGCGAGCTGGATCGGGAACTGGAAGGAAGGCAACACCTCCCTCAGCGGCCTCCAGATCGGCGGGCGCACCTACCCGGAGATCGACGGCTCGCTCATCGCGGGCCCCTCCTGGGCACGCTTCATGCAGCAGATTCCCGACCTGCACGTGGGGGAGTCCTTCGTGGATCCCCCGTCCAGGATGATCAACGGCACGCAGCGCGGTACCACGCCGGGCACGAACAACCGCGGGACTGGCACGCGTGGCTCCACCGGTGGTACCACTGGAGGAACAACCGGCAACAACGGCACTGGAGGAAACGGCTAG
- a CDS encoding metallophosphoesterase: MTSTQTSRSGAPLGWAAGLTLTAAAATLAYASTVERTLYEVREETLPILPPGAAPLRVLHLSDIHMVPGQKSKSDWLLGLASLKPDLVVNTGDNLSHRKAVGPLLDALEPLLKVPGVFVPGSNDYYAPALKNPLRYFAGPSITPKESAPKDLPWADLFSAFGAAGWVDLTNRSQSIGFRGMRIDFTGVDDPHLDRDRYVPYPSGSSTSAQAPHIRVAVAHAPYQRVLDYFTVGGADLILAGHTHGGQVCVPGYGALVSNCDLPTWRARGLTQWESDGRSVPLNVSAGIGTSRFAPIRFACRPEAVLLTLTPGNGS, encoded by the coding sequence GTGACATCGACTCAGACATCCCGGAGCGGGGCACCGCTCGGCTGGGCGGCAGGCCTCACCCTGACCGCCGCGGCCGCGACCCTCGCCTACGCTTCGACCGTCGAGCGCACGCTGTACGAGGTGAGGGAGGAGACCCTTCCCATCCTCCCGCCGGGCGCCGCTCCCCTGCGGGTCCTGCACCTCTCGGACATCCACATGGTGCCGGGGCAGAAGTCCAAGTCGGACTGGCTGCTCGGCCTCGCGAGCCTGAAGCCGGATCTCGTGGTCAACACCGGTGACAACCTCAGCCACCGGAAGGCCGTGGGCCCCCTCCTCGACGCGCTCGAGCCGCTGCTGAAGGTTCCCGGGGTCTTCGTCCCGGGGTCCAACGACTACTATGCGCCGGCGCTCAAGAATCCACTGCGCTACTTCGCGGGTCCGTCGATCACGCCCAAGGAGTCGGCACCGAAGGATCTGCCCTGGGCGGACCTGTTCAGCGCGTTCGGGGCGGCCGGCTGGGTGGACCTCACGAACCGGTCCCAGTCGATCGGCTTCCGGGGCATGCGCATCGACTTCACGGGTGTCGACGATCCGCACCTCGACCGCGACCGGTACGTGCCCTACCCCTCCGGGAGCAGCACCTCCGCCCAGGCGCCGCACATCAGGGTGGCCGTCGCCCACGCGCCCTACCAGCGCGTCCTGGACTACTTCACGGTTGGTGGCGCGGACCTCATCCTCGCCGGGCACACGCACGGCGGCCAGGTCTGCGTCCCGGGGTACGGTGCCCTCGTCAGCAACTGCGATCTGCCGACCTGGCGTGCACGGGGACTCACGCAGTGGGAGTCGGACGGGCGCTCCGTCCCGCTCAACGTCTCGGCGGGCATCGGGACCTCACGCTTCGCGCCGATCCGGTTCGCCTGCCGGCCCGAAGCCGTGCTCCTGACGCTCACTCCCGGGAACGGGAGCTAG
- a CDS encoding ABC transporter ATP-binding protein yields the protein MKNQNTLWESLGRLYPHVKPIVPRLILGLLCALGASLMALAIPQVLRVLINDALAEGGSARTVWIASGVVLLLGVLEATFVALRRQFVITPATTVETNMRTSFYRHLQNLTVEFHDRWGSGQLLSRAMSDLNLMRRWMAFGLIMLVVTSLTVVIGVVIMFFMSWILALIFLAAAVPLMVYGYRFRTSYSRVSRKSQDQAGDLATTVEESVHGIRVLKAFGRSQEALDDFEEQAEELRQTEIYKAKALANFSMVVTLLPELALGASLVVGVMLAANGDVSIGALVAFFATAAAVAGPVEFIGPLLAMTFTAKTAIDRHYEVMESENTITDPATPVHLEAPRGDVVFDAVHFRYPDAQKDTGDVIDGVDLTLRAGETMALVGVTGCGKSTLLQLVPRLHDVTAGSITIDGVDLRQFTLGELRTLVAVAFEDTTLFSNSVRDNVLMGSDATGAEAERILAEALEVAQARFAYELPEGLDTLIGEEGLSLSGGQRQRIALARAIAAQPTVLVLDDPLSALDVATEERVEVGLRAMLRATTTLIVAHRPSTVALADRVALMQDGRIADVGTHSELLARSDHYRYVIASLDDEEIAQLGRTGGSTHDDEEALA from the coding sequence ATGAAGAACCAGAACACGCTGTGGGAATCGCTCGGCCGCCTGTACCCGCACGTCAAGCCCATCGTTCCCCGACTGATCCTCGGGCTGCTGTGCGCGCTCGGCGCAAGCCTCATGGCGCTCGCGATCCCCCAGGTGCTGCGCGTCCTCATCAACGACGCCCTGGCCGAGGGCGGGTCCGCCCGCACGGTCTGGATCGCGTCCGGGGTCGTCCTGCTCCTCGGCGTCCTCGAGGCCACCTTCGTGGCCCTGCGACGCCAGTTCGTCATCACGCCGGCGACGACGGTCGAGACGAACATGCGCACGTCCTTCTACCGCCACCTGCAGAACCTGACCGTCGAGTTCCACGACCGCTGGGGCAGCGGGCAGCTCCTCTCCCGTGCGATGAGCGATCTCAACCTGATGCGGCGATGGATGGCCTTCGGGCTCATCATGCTGGTGGTCACGTCGCTGACCGTGGTGATCGGCGTCGTCATCATGTTCTTCATGAGCTGGATCCTGGCCCTGATCTTCCTCGCGGCCGCCGTGCCGCTGATGGTCTACGGCTACCGCTTCCGGACCTCCTACAGCCGTGTGTCCCGCAAGAGCCAGGACCAGGCCGGCGACCTCGCGACGACGGTCGAGGAATCCGTCCACGGCATCCGCGTCCTCAAGGCGTTCGGCCGCAGCCAGGAGGCCCTCGACGACTTCGAGGAGCAGGCCGAGGAGCTCCGCCAGACCGAGATCTACAAGGCGAAGGCCCTCGCGAACTTCTCCATGGTCGTCACGCTGCTGCCCGAGCTCGCCCTCGGCGCGTCCCTCGTGGTCGGGGTGATGCTGGCCGCGAACGGCGACGTCAGCATCGGCGCCCTCGTGGCCTTCTTCGCGACCGCCGCCGCGGTGGCCGGCCCCGTCGAGTTCATCGGCCCGCTGCTCGCCATGACCTTCACGGCGAAGACGGCCATCGACAGGCACTACGAGGTCATGGAGTCGGAGAACACCATCACCGACCCGGCCACGCCCGTGCACCTCGAGGCGCCCCGCGGCGACGTCGTGTTCGACGCCGTCCACTTCCGCTACCCCGACGCGCAAAAGGACACCGGCGACGTGATCGACGGCGTCGACCTGACCCTCCGCGCGGGCGAGACCATGGCCCTGGTCGGGGTGACCGGGTGCGGGAAGAGCACGCTCCTGCAGCTCGTCCCCCGCCTGCACGACGTCACGGCCGGCAGTATCACGATCGACGGCGTGGACCTCAGGCAGTTCACGCTCGGCGAGCTGCGGACCCTCGTGGCGGTCGCCTTCGAGGACACCACGCTGTTCTCGAACTCGGTCCGGGACAACGTCCTCATGGGCTCCGACGCCACGGGCGCCGAGGCCGAGCGGATCCTCGCCGAGGCGCTCGAGGTGGCGCAGGCGCGGTTCGCGTACGAGCTGCCCGAGGGGCTCGACACGCTCATCGGCGAGGAGGGCCTCAGCCTGTCCGGGGGCCAGCGCCAGCGCATCGCCCTGGCCCGCGCGATCGCCGCGCAGCCGACCGTCCTGGTCCTCGACGACCCGCTGTCCGCGCTCGACGTCGCCACCGAGGAGCGCGTCGAGGTGGGGCTCCGCGCCATGCTCCGCGCCACCACGACGCTCATCGTGGCCCACCGGCCGTCCACCGTCGCCCTGGCCGACCGGGTGGCCCTCATGCAGGACGGGCGGATCGCCGACGTCGGCACGCACTCCGAGCTGCTCGCCCGCAGCGACCACTACCGCTACGTCATCGCCAGCCTCGACGACGAGGAGATCGCCCAGCTCGGGCGCACCGGTGGATCCACGCACGACGACGAGGAGGCGCTGGCATGA
- a CDS encoding ABC transporter ATP-binding protein: MSRTTAAPGEAPKDRDGQGTTSAGVLNEDDVLLDRAQSKSVRSRSFRLLGSLIRPNRRQFIWTVLLVVISQAARVAGPAIIAFGIDRALPALMAGDPRLLWFAGGTYLLAAVLASVLTAGYVRATAQLSQAMLLDLRVRVFRHTQRLSLEFHEKYTSGRIISRQTSDLEALRELLDSGVSSLASGAIFMLFTAVTIFALDWRTGLLILAAAIPMFFLARWYQKHSQIAYRESRVVSAKLIVHFIETMTGIRAVKAFRRETVNADRYDELAEDYRLVTVRSINLNGVFQPGLVLIGNVTVAVVLVFGGFRVLGGTLEVGALLALLLYSKRFFQPVDQMAMFYNSFQSAAAALEKVSGLLEEVPTVRPPKHPVSLPHPRGAVEFRAVEFRYGTGPVVLPRLDLAIHAGQTVALVGQTGAGKSTLAKLIARFYDVSEGSLTLDDVDLRDLAPTDLRRAVVMVTQEAFLFSGSVADNIALGRPEAGREEIVAAARAVGAEEFILELPEGFDTDVNKRGGRVSAGQRQLISFARAFLADPAVLILDEATSSLDIPSERLVQEGLQKLLGNRTALIIAHRLSTVAIADRVLVVHDGRVVEDGTPAELIGGTGRFATLHAAWKDSLV, from the coding sequence ATGAGCCGCACCACGGCCGCGCCCGGCGAGGCGCCGAAGGACAGGGACGGGCAGGGGACCACCTCCGCCGGTGTCCTCAACGAGGACGACGTCCTCCTCGACCGGGCGCAGAGCAAGTCCGTGCGGTCGCGGTCCTTCCGCCTCCTCGGTTCGCTGATCCGGCCCAACCGCCGGCAGTTCATCTGGACCGTCCTGCTGGTCGTGATCTCGCAGGCGGCCCGGGTGGCCGGACCGGCGATCATCGCGTTCGGCATCGACCGCGCGCTGCCCGCCCTCATGGCGGGGGATCCCCGCCTGCTGTGGTTCGCCGGCGGCACCTACCTCCTGGCGGCCGTGCTCGCCTCGGTCCTCACGGCGGGGTACGTGCGGGCGACGGCGCAGCTGAGCCAGGCCATGCTGCTCGACCTCCGGGTGCGGGTCTTCCGGCACACGCAGCGCCTCAGCCTGGAGTTCCACGAGAAGTACACCTCGGGGCGCATCATCTCCCGGCAGACCTCGGATCTCGAGGCGCTCCGGGAGCTGCTCGATTCGGGCGTGAGCTCGCTGGCGTCCGGCGCCATCTTCATGCTGTTCACCGCCGTGACGATCTTCGCCCTCGACTGGCGGACGGGCCTGCTGATCCTGGCCGCGGCGATCCCCATGTTCTTCCTCGCCCGCTGGTACCAGAAGCACTCGCAGATCGCCTACCGGGAGTCCCGCGTGGTGTCGGCGAAGCTGATCGTCCACTTCATCGAGACGATGACCGGCATCCGCGCCGTCAAGGCGTTCCGCCGCGAGACGGTCAACGCCGACCGCTACGACGAGCTGGCGGAGGACTACCGCCTGGTCACGGTCCGCTCCATCAACCTCAACGGCGTCTTCCAGCCCGGGCTCGTGCTGATCGGCAACGTGACCGTCGCCGTCGTCCTCGTCTTCGGCGGCTTCCGGGTCCTCGGCGGGACGCTGGAGGTCGGGGCGCTGCTGGCGCTGCTGCTCTACAGCAAGCGGTTCTTCCAGCCCGTGGACCAGATGGCCATGTTCTACAACTCCTTCCAGTCCGCCGCCGCGGCGCTGGAGAAGGTCTCGGGCCTGCTCGAGGAGGTCCCCACCGTGCGCCCGCCGAAGCACCCGGTGTCCCTCCCCCATCCCCGGGGCGCCGTCGAATTCCGCGCCGTCGAATTCCGCTACGGCACCGGACCCGTGGTGCTGCCACGCCTGGACCTGGCCATCCACGCCGGGCAGACCGTGGCCCTCGTGGGCCAGACGGGTGCCGGCAAGTCCACGCTGGCCAAGCTCATCGCGCGGTTCTACGACGTGTCCGAGGGCAGCCTCACGCTCGACGACGTCGACCTCCGCGATCTCGCGCCGACAGACCTGCGGCGCGCCGTCGTCATGGTGACGCAGGAGGCCTTCCTCTTCAGCGGGTCCGTGGCGGACAACATCGCCCTCGGCAGACCCGAGGCCGGCCGCGAGGAGATCGTCGCGGCAGCCCGTGCCGTGGGCGCCGAGGAGTTCATCCTGGAGCTGCCCGAGGGCTTCGACACCGACGTCAACAAGCGCGGAGGGCGCGTCTCGGCGGGGCAGCGGCAGCTCATCAGCTTCGCCCGCGCGTTCCTCGCCGACCCGGCCGTCCTCATCCTCGACGAGGCGACGTCGTCCCTGGACATCCCGAGCGAGCGCCTGGTGCAGGAGGGCCTGCAGAAGCTGCTCGGGAACCGCACGGCGCTGATCATCGCGCACCGGCTCTCCACCGTGGCCATCGCCGACCGCGTGCTCGTGGTCCACGACGGCCGGGTGGTGGAGGACGGGACGCCCGCCGAGCTCATCGGCGGCACGGGGCGCTTCGCGACGCTGCACGCGGCGTGGAAGGACTCGCTCGTCTGA
- a CDS encoding DEAD/DEAH box helicase family protein: MQQFEETVAVQARPLAAWRFTGRLRTYQADVLERVPVVAGDPLHIVAPPGSGKTLLGLLLAARRGAPAVALAPTATIRSQWARAAEGLEGASGAVSEDPHELGDLTVLTYQMLSVIEGGNPLTDLAVAEWARELEAGGRTATAAGEWIEALRAANPTAFRDGVTRRSRTLRRQFAQQDADLLARVLHPNALALVDRLVEHGVETILLDECHHLLDHWALVVAYLASRIRDAGRTPLLIGLTATLPSVEDKRSYDNYAGLLGEVDYEVPTPAVVKEGNLAPYRDHVWFVEPIEDELVFLRDHERRLAGLIRELLAGDDGVTYVAALLQPSSDGGDEPPEQRLARAFASDFGLAESAARMLLDLTPDHPLRALLPPDLRTPPDTEQSVRLLARYALDRVLPDPSRADQWQRIKRTVADFGYTLTDRGVRRGRDPIDTLLASSAAKDAAVGDILRLELGQATGHLVRAVVIADFAVHGNKRGAARRPAGALRVFDAVAGDATLAALRPVLVTARHLRIAARDAGVLVPALSAALDADLTPTPVDGSPGVLDLDTAGRGSAAVVAAVSALLARGEVRVVVGTRGLLGEGWDCPAVNTLIDLTAVATSSSTQQLRGRTLRLDPAWPRKVAHNWVVTAVIPARIALASAPDLRRMKRKHDRIWGLLREDSTQVVRGLPIALTEQQAGWLRALEGKDRRQTVAGLNESTAAALPPREDSYRSWRIGEPYADREGAAAVVSRARTRAFRTGWTLQFILTAIIVIVGAVLVQSGRPLGALWQVHPAAGLAGTALALGLAGWLVRPLVRQVGLAARQAFTTTAAYRRVVRAVADALHDAGHVPAFGEGDIRVAPEGSKDLVERFELEVLGGSPAERRVVATALAELFGPVRSPRFLLRIDRGEPARLHHQPLLQLVLWATRLLTRKDRLLPVPALLGRRRADAEAFARRWQRSVGPCALLEIDAPEDLVQLTRARRDAAGSSAPPVFSGRGDRI, encoded by the coding sequence ATGCAGCAGTTCGAGGAGACCGTCGCCGTCCAGGCCAGGCCGCTGGCGGCCTGGCGCTTCACCGGACGGTTGCGCACCTACCAGGCCGACGTGCTCGAGCGGGTGCCGGTCGTCGCCGGGGACCCCCTGCACATCGTGGCGCCGCCCGGCTCGGGCAAGACCCTGCTCGGCCTGCTGCTCGCCGCGCGGCGCGGCGCCCCCGCCGTCGCGCTGGCCCCCACGGCGACCATCCGCTCCCAATGGGCCCGGGCGGCGGAAGGACTCGAGGGCGCATCCGGCGCCGTGTCGGAGGACCCGCACGAGCTCGGCGACCTGACCGTCCTGACGTACCAGATGCTCAGTGTGATCGAGGGAGGGAACCCCCTCACCGATCTCGCCGTCGCCGAATGGGCCCGCGAACTCGAGGCGGGCGGGCGCACGGCCACGGCGGCCGGCGAATGGATCGAGGCGCTCCGGGCGGCCAATCCGACGGCGTTCCGCGACGGCGTCACACGCCGGTCCCGCACGCTACGGCGGCAGTTCGCCCAGCAGGACGCGGACCTCCTGGCCCGCGTGCTCCACCCCAACGCCCTGGCCCTCGTGGACCGCCTCGTGGAGCACGGCGTGGAGACCATCCTCTTGGACGAATGCCACCACCTGCTCGATCACTGGGCGCTCGTCGTCGCCTATCTCGCCTCGCGGATCCGCGACGCCGGACGGACCCCCCTGCTGATCGGGCTGACCGCCACGCTGCCGTCGGTCGAGGACAAGCGGTCCTACGACAACTACGCCGGCCTGCTCGGCGAGGTGGACTACGAGGTGCCCACCCCTGCCGTGGTCAAGGAGGGCAATCTCGCGCCCTACCGGGACCACGTCTGGTTCGTGGAACCGATCGAGGACGAGCTCGTGTTCCTGCGCGACCACGAGCGCCGCCTGGCCGGCCTCATCCGGGAGCTGCTGGCCGGGGACGACGGCGTCACCTACGTCGCCGCGCTCCTCCAGCCATCGTCCGACGGCGGTGACGAGCCACCGGAGCAGCGCCTCGCGCGGGCCTTCGCGAGCGACTTCGGCCTCGCCGAGTCGGCCGCACGGATGCTGCTCGACCTCACCCCGGACCATCCGCTGCGCGCCCTGCTGCCCCCCGACCTGCGCACGCCGCCCGACACCGAGCAGAGTGTCCGCCTGCTCGCCCGCTACGCGCTGGACCGGGTGCTGCCGGACCCCTCACGCGCCGACCAGTGGCAGCGGATCAAGCGGACGGTGGCGGACTTCGGCTACACCCTGACGGACCGCGGCGTCCGGCGCGGCCGCGACCCCATCGACACGCTGCTCGCCTCGTCGGCGGCGAAGGACGCCGCCGTGGGCGACATCCTCCGCCTCGAGCTCGGCCAGGCGACCGGACACCTCGTGCGCGCCGTGGTGATCGCCGACTTCGCGGTCCACGGGAACAAGCGCGGCGCGGCCCGCCGCCCGGCGGGTGCGCTGCGGGTGTTCGACGCCGTGGCCGGCGACGCGACACTCGCGGCGCTGCGCCCGGTGCTCGTCACCGCCCGGCACCTCCGGATCGCCGCGCGCGATGCCGGCGTCCTCGTCCCGGCGCTGTCCGCAGCCCTCGACGCCGATCTCACCCCGACCCCCGTGGACGGTTCCCCGGGCGTGCTCGACCTCGACACGGCGGGCCGGGGATCCGCGGCCGTCGTCGCCGCGGTGTCCGCCCTGCTCGCGCGGGGGGAGGTGCGCGTGGTGGTCGGCACCCGGGGGCTGCTCGGAGAGGGGTGGGACTGCCCTGCCGTCAACACGCTGATCGACCTCACCGCTGTCGCGACGTCGTCGTCCACCCAGCAGCTGCGCGGACGCACCCTGCGGCTGGACCCCGCCTGGCCGCGGAAAGTGGCCCACAACTGGGTGGTCACCGCCGTGATCCCCGCAAGGATCGCCCTGGCATCCGCGCCCGACCTCCGCAGGATGAAGCGGAAGCACGATCGCATCTGGGGCCTGCTGCGGGAGGACTCCACCCAGGTGGTCCGCGGACTGCCGATCGCGCTCACGGAGCAGCAGGCAGGCTGGCTGCGTGCCCTCGAGGGCAAGGACCGGCGGCAGACGGTCGCCGGGCTCAACGAGAGCACCGCGGCGGCGCTGCCCCCGCGTGAGGACAGCTACCGGTCGTGGCGGATCGGTGAGCCCTATGCGGACCGCGAGGGGGCGGCGGCCGTCGTGAGCCGTGCCCGCACCCGGGCTTTCAGGACCGGGTGGACGCTGCAGTTCATCCTCACCGCGATCATCGTCATCGTGGGTGCGGTCCTGGTGCAGTCCGGCCGGCCGCTGGGGGCCCTCTGGCAGGTCCACCCCGCTGCGGGGCTCGCCGGCACGGCCCTCGCGCTCGGCCTCGCCGGCTGGCTCGTCCGGCCGCTCGTCCGGCAGGTGGGCCTCGCGGCCCGGCAGGCCTTCACCACGACCGCCGCCTACCGCCGGGTGGTGCGGGCGGTCGCCGATGCGCTGCACGATGCCGGGCACGTCCCCGCCTTCGGTGAAGGGGACATCCGGGTGGCCCCGGAGGGGAGCAAGGATCTCGTCGAGCGGTTCGAGCTGGAGGTGCTCGGCGGCTCACCCGCGGAACGCCGGGTCGTCGCGACGGCGCTCGCCGAACTGTTCGGCCCCGTCCGCAGCCCGCGGTTCCTCCTCCGGATCGATCGTGGTGAACCGGCGAGGCTCCACCATCAACCCCTCCTGCAGCTCGTCCTGTGGGCCACCCGCCTGCTCACGCGGAAGGACCGCCTCCTGCCGGTCCCGGCCCTCCTCGGACGACGACGGGCGGACGCGGAGGCCTTCGCGCGGAGGTGGCAGCGGTCGGTCGGTCCATGCGCGCTGCTGGAGATCGATGCCCCGGAGGACCTCGTGCAGCTGACCCGGGCCCGGCGGGACGCAGCGGGTTCCTCAGCGCCTCCCGTCTTCTCTGGTCGGGGTGACAGGATTTGA